TGCTTCGTCTGCATTTCTAAGTTGATTATGTGTCCTACTCCTCAAACTTTCATTCACACTGATGGCactttgtttaagtttcttcaaAATTTGCTACATAATGGCcaacatgaaaaaataacaatacgcTTGAAATTTTGAGAACACACAAAAACTATGAGGAAATGGGCGGTTATTATACCAATGCAAATTACGAGAGGAAAAAAGAATTGATGGTCGATAATGACCAAATACAATAAATTGTCGGCGATTTAAGGCCCAactcatcaatttttgaacataattgatcatcagaacatcactgtttatatttcaaacatatggTGTTATTGTTGTCAACATTTAGCTCTTAAAAACACTGGCTCAATGTTGAATATCTGTATTCCCCCTTTCCCCTTTCACTGATGAGCCAGTGTTCCAGCCAGAAAGTTCACACCTATCATAACAAAAACACAagcagtcatcaaaattagacgttgagatgaacaagcccaaattcttatcCTTTTGCTTGGCattaaatttttgaacaagcccagCTTAATAAAagtcagaatttgagcaagcctggaagacattttaccagtgcagggcatgtaaagggtcatgcaatgaagctacctgtaaagtttcattgaatttggcctggtagtttaagagtgtctttttttagaaaaacaagaagtcagccattttgttgttgttgatcaatctcaatgccttgttgtatttttgtagagggtcatgcaatgagGCTTCCTGTAAAGATTCAATGAATTTGGCCCTTTTCCGATTGTCCCCATCCTTTGGCTGCTTGCACTAATCGATCAAGGCGAGCCAGGTTCTACGTCATTCTGAAAGAACAATGTCTGGCTAGTGTTTGTGATAATTCACATTTTGAAGAATTTTCATCATATACCGTTTCTCTTGACAAGAATACCAGTTTAAATGTGTATAATTATAACGGGCCACTGCATCtatgagccaggtattttgATTGTAGCTTACGAAGTTCAAGGAGAATTGGTccttgtttacattttccccGGGCAAACATTCTTCACTTATTTCATGTTACAGAATGATTGCTTAAGCCTTTAAATGGTACACACACTATCATTCATCTTTTATCATCActtattaattatcatttagcggtcgaaaataggttgttccgggaaaccataatgcaccaattgtAACAAcagcccattttcccggctatccttTTACTACACCtcggccgtggttacaattcaCTGGTGCAGAACATTCAACAGAGAAAATATTCAAGGTTAAATTTTTGCATGCTTGATTAAGACATGTTCAACTTTTGAAACGAATgcaatttgtatatatatcttAAGTTTATTTGGATTTGCGCTCGAGTTATGTGAGCATCACTTGTCAATGACGTCACTTAACAAAAAGTTGtttactttttgaaaataatacaaaaatcaagaaatataaataatttgtgacCGGTAAACAAAAAAGTTGAATTAGAAAACATCAGAATAAAGAAAACGAGTATTTTGGTGCAATTTGTGGGaaataaactggtttaaaagtTTCCGTGTGGACTGAATCAGCTGATTTGAACATCCGGCGATATGCCAACAAAGTTAAGTTGACACATAGGTTTGAAACAAGGTGGATACTGATCTGAAGTTTCTTTTTGAAGACTTTGTAAGGTAAAAAACTTGATTTTATccaatttaaagcattttaaaccCAAATCATAGATATGGAAAATggctaaaaaaagaaagacatgTAAGAAGataaacaatacacaaacaagagctgtcacagtatgtgacgaatgcccccgaatgtgacattgacctatgaacaaggtcagtacatgaaaactTGATcatgcctttatgtgtcaattacatatggcaagttattttaaattgcctctaaacataaaaaaataccaaccatacttgacaaccttcACTGAtatgtccttataagcagcactccattgtgaataaacactaagtgtgaccttgaccttagaggtagggacacgggtcttgcacgcgacacattgtcttggtatgtggaacacatgtggcaagttattttaaaatctgtccatacaagggaaagttacagcctggacacgacaacctatactctatgtccttatatgcagcactccattgtgaataaacactaagtgtgaccttgaccttagaggtagggacacgggtcttgcaggcgacacgtcatcttggtatgtggaacacatgtggtaagttattttaaaatctgtccatacaagggaaagttacagcctggacacgacaacctatactctatgtccttatatgcagcactccattgtgaataaacactaagtgtgaccttgaccttagaggtagggacacgggtcttgcacgcgacacgtcgtcttggtatgtggaacacatgtggtaagttattttaaaatccgtccatacaagggaaagttacagcccggacacaagttATTGGCGCTTGTGGCCCAGTCTTCGACGTAACCCACTCGACCATCGACCGAGTCGAGCTGTTTTCCGCTCGGTCGACTGAAAAAATCAAGTCACTAGCCCGCCCTGTCGAGTGATTTTTTCCCGAAAAATAATTATCCGAAAAAATACGGTATCCGTATCTGTTACAACAGGCTACCTAGACGCTTATTGAAATGCGCTTAATAGACGCTTGCACTATGACTGGTTTACCGCGATTCGCATCAGATCGATAAATGcttattcaaaatgtaacatttcgTGTACTTGAGGGACGCTTGAAAAATTGAGAATGGGATACAGTCTATTCGTGTAGCTGTCATTTCTTCACACTGAACGATGTCGCTTCTACGTTAATTCTAAGGAGCTACCCCGAAAAGAAAGGCTCCTGGTGACAAGCCTGATGCTAAAATGGAGGTAACTAAGGTTTACGAAAAGGCAAGAAAACGAAAGTTCCAGTCAAGACCAAGAGAAGAGGACGACTTGGAAACACTCGACTGAATGATTTGATGGCTATCAAGATCATGTCTCCAACCATCGAAGAGTTCGACCCTAAAGCAGCCATCGCTGAATGGATGGTAGGTTAAATACAGCAGGAATTAATATAgtcattaaaaagtatatgaaaCTTTATGAATTCAAAAGCATgacaaacaataattgaataatctagatatgttttaataatacaatgtacatgttcacaATTTCAGACCTCAACTCCATCTGGCCAGACGAGATGAGTAGGAGAGCGTATAAAGCAGCCTGCCAGACCCAAGGAGGTCATCACCCATGCAGACTCTGATCTCGACCAGGCAGATGAGATGGACCAGGCAGACGAGATGGCAGACACAAGCTCTCAAAGTACCAGTGAAATCCAGGTATCACAATCAAACAAAAGATCTCAGTTACAATATAACTGTTTGTACtgaattttacaataattagtAAATACTATTTTCGGTTGAACagttattttgacaaatcaatTTTATGCCATTTCATGCATTACTTTTAGTCAACTACGACATCGCTGGTGCAAGAGAAGATGATGTATGATGGAGACGATAGTGACGGAGAAAGCGACTGCGAGATGTCAGGAGACCTTGTGTTTTCATTGTTGATGGAATACAGTAGagattaaaataagaaaacagtttACTGGTGTTATAGCTTTATTACCttacacatatattaaaatatctctgttaaaaagttattttggttCGGGCTAGTGAAACTTGATTCGGGCTAGTGCTTTTTCCAGGCTGCTAGCCCGACTGGGCTAGTGCTTGAAAAAATATAGTGCGAAGACtggtggccacgtagctattcattaaaaaaaaatgtttatgaaggttaatactttttttatctgtacacaaatggtatgattttattttgtttataattataatgcattaaaactaaaaaaaatatatatatacatcaacctatattgGGCGCCTTTAAAACAGCTTTGCATTGTTTTGTAGGAGATATCAGAATACTGTAATTGCTGTAATATACTATAGTAAAATTTTAATCAGAAAAATTGACATAACACTTTACATTGATTGATGGACACTTTCTTACACATTATACTCCAACTTTCACATGAAATCATGCCATGGACCACGGTGTAATTGTCCACCACATCTAGGGCATGAACCGATAACAGTGTTGTTATTTCTCAAATTCATGGTCTAACATATTAACTTCAGAATAATTATTGTATTGCAGGATACATACAGCCAGAACTACTGAATGCATGATTGGAGAAATTTGGCAAGAGCTACACATCATGAAAGCAAACGCAGCTCCTGGGCATGATATCAAAACATGTGGAGGTGGACCACTGAACGTAGACTGAAGGGCGATGGGGCCTTTGCTCTACTGACATGACTTTTTGGGTATTTTTCTTATTCAAAGCATGAGCATTCAATTTATTGGAAATATGCTGAACCCATCCATATTTGAAAAGGAAACAATTAGTGAATCATGTGTAACAAAGTGCCAAGGGAGTGTAACACTTCAATATAACATAACTCTCTGTACAAGTTGTCTCCTTTAGAGTATACTTTTAAAAGGGCTAATCATTTCAAAGGCCTTAGTCCAGTCATTACAGGTGGATCAGGCCTGTTTATGAAAGGAATCCAGCTCACATGGTTATCTAATTAGTAATTAGTAATCAAACTTAAACAGTAATTAGTAATTACTGTTTAAGTTTGATTGCGATACGATCAGAATTGAAGATTTCATTGTGTTCTCAATTAATTACTGAAGCTAGGATGAGGACACTGCCCAATCACATAAGCTCCTCTGGTTAAAGATCAATCAAcactctttaaagctgcactctcacagatttaccatttttacaacttttttttttttgtctgacaaaagatcctatcatagattttcatatttccgttcgaaaattaatgttttatggcttaaactgttactaacggtttaagaaaaatgcataaaacattaatttttgaacttgaatataaaaatctgtgttgtgaacttttgtcagcagtcttatataactggtttccatggattttcgcaaaaattggctcgttccaagacaaaaaataaaaaagtcaaaacattcaatctgtgagagtgcagctttaacaaagaCAAAGGAGAAAAACAACTGCACTCTCTGAGTAGAGTTAGTCTCTCTTAGACTGTAATTTGTCACTTGGGTACAAAAAGCAATTTagaaaatttcaacttgacatTGTTTGTAAAAATTAACATTAGCGCAGTACCATGTATGAtcttttcataaatgttttgctCTAAACCTAattaactttgaaaattttgCGCTGAGCCAACAATTCATAACCCCTATTTCACacatacattttacatgaaacCATGGACCTATAAagcatggattggcaactctcatctgtgttaatgcgataatctcaaactcacgcgtgcagcgggatttcattccgagatcttaccgtgtataaaatatatacggccgaatatatacatgtaggaaaacattaattaaaattgacttaaatgcgtggtatttttatttcagttgataatagtccaatggaatctgattaaaatcacagttattaatattaattaaatctataacgaacaaggcattattagcagagtttgcggaaataaccgaagatcGCCGTTAATCACCAATCGGAGATTCGGCGGAATTTTTCGATATTTGCCGAGCGCGCgctaaggattgtgggtaaattattatttcttatcgtttcaccgatatggggcagttgccaatccatgctttataggtccgtgatgaAACCAAACTATTAAACTcagataaaatattgttattttcggAAACTGGACTTAGAGGGATAAAAATGAACAGACTTAGAAGAGCAACGTTGTCACATTTAACAGTGATTGCTgcattactatttttaaacccTGCAGTTATGTACAGAAggaagttttaaaatttgtcaataTCATTATACCCAGTGGCAGCATATATCAAATTACAGATAACAACTGTAACAGAGAGGTGAAAGCGAAAAGattctatcttcttctttatttaatgtcactaagAACCTTTTTGCATTCACCCCTTATTTTACTATAGGCTTTTCATTCTACGTGCACCTGCCTTTCTTCACAGGACCTGGAAGTGACGTACCACGGTACATTATTGCTCAATTATTGCACAACTTTTTCTCCAAACTTCAAAATTTCTCAGAGATTagtttcttatttttgtttactaaattattttgttaatcttAATTGTATAGAAGGTAAACATTtccattatatttttcaatgtttaattgtcAATTTTGGCAGCATGTATAACATATATCTGGTCTTAtgagaaaacataaaaatataaaatatcacaacTGTCACACATTTCAGAGGCAAAACCCTGTTATTTTGGCAATGAAAACTTCgttatttttgtttaccttACATCTTTCATAAACTtaacataaacttataaaattcatttttaagtaaCCATGGCAGAAGGGGGTGAAGAACATCAACATCTAGGCATGAATGAAAGCCATCAATCTGAAGAAGGTGGGTGCtacaataattaaataactaCACTTTACAAGCAGCAGTGTCATGTGCCTTTGTGATAGACTGCTTCTTCATGTATTGTGTTCAAAGACTTACTTCAGAATTCCTGTAACCAGGAAGGTAATAAATCtctcttattaaaaaaatatcatcaaaagcAAAGTTGcaattttagcaaaatattatttgtccCTTGCAAAAAGCTGTACCTAAAAAGGATGAAAGCGCGGTTTTCATGGGCTTCCCCGCCCATTTATGAGTTGTGGCAATACTGTCAACAATTTCATtggttttcctttttttcttcaatatatcaaattatgcaactttaaataaagtCTTCAGTCTGTGGGACTTGAACCTACTACAATTAAATGTCtcttgttcatgttttattttgttgtgcaaaataatttcttattttgagtaaaacatacattctttgtgacatgttttggggAAGTAAggagttgaacaaattttacaaaagaagattttatcagattttggatcaaaaagcatttacatgaAAGATATGTCTGTGGgcattattactttgtttttgtgtcaaaatgccctAGGCTACCTAATTTAAACGCTGTCTTTAGAGTTTTTGAtgatatcttttcaaataaaaaaaatatttaaaaaaatggaaattcatttcctggttacaaaaaggcaaatatcttttttaaaatagcttcAATTACCACAGCCCCAGCATCAGGACAATGTTGATAGGGTAGTTCTGATAAATTTgactcataaacatattcattttgtgacaagacatttccgggaaaacgtaaatgctttttgatttgaaatctgataaaatcttctttcgttaaaattgctcaactcctaattacagcttcgcatgttgcaatggatatatgaattatgcttgctaaatattaaacctcacaactaaataaaaaatgaatttttttttaaaatataaattttggtcCTTTAAACACTGTTTGCATTGTGGCCGACCCTTAAGCGCAGTGTTTACAAATGAGTATTAGGGACACAATCATACTATACTAAGTAAATGACATTACTCCCCCCTTCGCCCCACATTGCTCCAGGGCTGGACTAAAGACAAAAAACCTTGCAGTTTACCTAAATACCTGAACACTCCACTCCTACCCATTTTCCCTGGCAACTCTCCACTAAGGCACTATAGACCTGGCCTTTCACagaattttcaaaaacataaattttacaaagtaaaaaataatcatttgaaaCTTTTAAGAATTCTTTGGCttattttatagatatatttcAAGATATAGGCACCTAAGCTCATCCTGCATAAAGAAAATCCCCAGGGAGCATAACCCCAAAGTTTCGTGGTTTAATGATTTTCTCATATATTGCAGATGGAAAAAAGGAAATAGCAGAGGAATCTACTGGAATAGCTTCATCTGAACAAATTTTGCGATCCAACCACACTGATCTGAAAGAGTTTGGCATACAAGTCTATACGAGTCCCGATACAGCCTCTCTACCAACACCAACTGCAACACACATATCTCATCACCTGCCTGCAAATGATGTCGTACAAAGCAGaagaataatatataacaaaaaagcATGTATGCAATACACATCAAATGGAAAACCATTGTATATTGGAAAGTGTGAAGATGGCTATATGGTGGTTGTAAAAGAAGCTGAAAACAGTGATGAATCCGATATAATACTGGAGATAGACCGACGGAACAATAAACCCATTGTAGCAAAACTGAAATACCAAGAAAAACATGGGGATACCTTTGTTATGGCCTTTGCACCATGCAATTGCAATATCATTGACCACATCAATTCATTGCCAATTAATGACAGGGCATCaacatatatacttataaaagaTATGATAATGAAAGTCAAACGCCTTCATGTGACATGTAAAGTATGTCATGGAGATATTGCTTATGGGAACATTTGGATATCTGTGAAGGATGATGATGTACAAGTAATGTTGGCAGGCCTGGGAAAAGCTTCGAACGTCAACGTTGTTGATATTCAGGCTGGTCATAGCTATGGCTCACACCCATTCTTGGATGACATAAAAGGCCTACGACTTACTTGCTACATGATCATGCACATTTTGGCCAACAATGGAGTCACACTTGATCTAAAGTATGAAGATGTGGATTTTGAAGCCATTAAATTACTTGGGGATGGCATGACCGGACTTTACCACTGCATTGCTGATCTTCTCAGAATTATGATTAATGACCCAGGTATGAGTCTTG
Above is a genomic segment from Mya arenaria isolate MELC-2E11 chromosome 2, ASM2691426v1 containing:
- the LOC128223805 gene encoding uncharacterized protein LOC128223805 isoform X1, whose translation is MTFWAFHSTCTCLSSQDLEVTYHVTMAEGGEEHQHLGMNESHQSEEDGKKEIAEESTGIASSEQILRSNHTDLKEFGIQVYTSPDTASLPTPTATHISHHLPANDVVQSRRIIYNKKACMQYTSNGKPLYIGKCEDGYMVVVKEAENSDESDIILEIDRRNNKPIVAKLKYQEKHGDTFVMAFAPCNCNIIDHINSLPINDRASTYILIKDMIMKVKRLHVTCKVCHGDIAYGNIWISVKDDDVQVMLAGLGKASNVNVVDIQAGHSYGSHPFLDDIKGLRLTCYMIMHILANNGVTLDLKYEDVDFEAIKLLGDGMTGLYHCIADLLRIMINDPGMSLADLKKHPSFWEAYEFLYFIKRVKSNLGYQQDFEVMHSKKIHVFNMLGVDNWKKNFPTKDRTILESPIVNEELNLKDYDGERISGLIKFIRNADGHFYDNCHLVRVFESCPSGLVQYINEKFPKLFIYLYRHSQSKRKAGAKK
- the LOC128223805 gene encoding uncharacterized protein LOC128223805 isoform X2 is translated as MAEGGEEHQHLGMNESHQSEEDGKKEIAEESTGIASSEQILRSNHTDLKEFGIQVYTSPDTASLPTPTATHISHHLPANDVVQSRRIIYNKKACMQYTSNGKPLYIGKCEDGYMVVVKEAENSDESDIILEIDRRNNKPIVAKLKYQEKHGDTFVMAFAPCNCNIIDHINSLPINDRASTYILIKDMIMKVKRLHVTCKVCHGDIAYGNIWISVKDDDVQVMLAGLGKASNVNVVDIQAGHSYGSHPFLDDIKGLRLTCYMIMHILANNGVTLDLKYEDVDFEAIKLLGDGMTGLYHCIADLLRIMINDPGMSLADLKKHPSFWEAYEFLYFIKRVKSNLGYQQDFEVMHSKKIHVFNMLGVDNWKKNFPTKDRTILESPIVNEELNLKDYDGERISGLIKFIRNADGHFYDNCHLVRVFESCPSGLVQYINEKFPKLFIYLYRHSQSKRKAGAKK